One Megalops cyprinoides isolate fMegCyp1 chromosome 4, fMegCyp1.pri, whole genome shotgun sequence genomic window carries:
- the fbxo4 gene encoding F-box only protein 4, whose product MEWGNDSAVRRSLRQFRDKYFINSRNAASKNAEGEDEDASFGLLESLPADIQFHIMTFLSPEDLCRLGGTCRYWRSVVRDPLLWRYFLFRDMILWPSIDHTSMPHLGALDTPLHEDRDQDFMAEYLRSCPACRRRWRPPRPAYGAVASFLQSLLLSAEPRFAMFGPGLEQLEVSLMTKLMHSPHVLPVAGIPQRQIDGVGSGISFMFNNQHRFNILTLYSTNRSERERARVNQQSLRSKLFVQQEDGQADGPAYSIVPQIQEVCRAVDGFIYVANAEIQRGARREEEESQLQAMLDSAWGPSSRPLLVLSCVSREEPGSTGTRTPCVVLARQLNLQNLQNPWMVQDIVAESLMGVLDGVGWLLGGCGVRL is encoded by the exons ATGGAGTGGGGCAATGACTCCGCAGTTCGAAGAAGTTTGAGGCAGTTTAGAGACAAATACTTTATAAATTCGAGAAACGCGGCAAGTAAAAACGCAGAGGGTGAGGATGAAGACGCTTCCTTTGGACTTCTGGAAAGTTTACCG GCGGATATACAGTTTCACATTATGACGTTCCTGTCTCCCGAAGACCTTTGCCGGCTGGGCGGCACCTGTCGGTACTGGAGGTCAGTGGTTCGGGACCCTTTGCTCTGGCGGTATTTTCTGTTCCGGGATATGATTCTCTGGCCGTCCATCGATCACACCTCCATGCCTCACCTGGGGGCACTGGACACGCCCCTGCACGAGGATCGCGACCAGGACTTCATGGCAGA GTATCTTAGGAGCTGTCCCGCCTGTAGGCGGCGATGGCGACCGCCTAGGCCAGCGTACGGCGCAGTGGCATCTTTTCTGCagtctctgctgctgtctgccgAGCCCCGCTTCGCCATGTTCGGACCGGgtctggagcagctggaggtcTCGCTGATGACGAAGCTGATGCATTCCCCGCACGTGCTGCCTGTTGCCGGGATACCGCAACGGCAGATTGACG GCGTGGGGTCTGGAATCAGTTTCATGTTCAATAATCAGCACAGATTCAACATTCTGACACTGTACTCAACCAACAG GTCGGAGCGGGAGAGAGCACGTGTGAATCAGCAGAGCCTCCGCAGTAAACTATTCGTCCAGCAGGAAGATGGACAGGCAGATGGCCCCGCCTACAGCATCGTCCCCCAGATCCAGGAAGTCTGTCGAGCTGTGGACGGCTTCATCTATGTGGCTAACGCCGAAATCCAGAGAG GTGCGAGGCGAGAAGAGGAGGAGTCTCAGCTCCAGGCCATGCTGGACTCAGCGTGGGGGCCCTCCTCCCGGCCACTCCTGGTTCTTTCCTGCGTGTCCAGGGAGGAGCCCGGCAGTACCGGAACCCGAACCCCCTGCGTGGTGCTGGCCCGTCAGCTGAACCTGCAGAACCTGCAGAACCCCTGGATG GTCCAGGACATTGTGGCGGAATCATTAATGGGGGTTCTGGATGGAGTCGGCTGGCTGTTGGGAGGCTGTGGGGTGCGGTTGTGA
- the c4h5orf51 gene encoding UPF0600 protein C5orf51 homolog: MADDCRRQGFELERRIFELDNKCASLRIEKQDDDYLQNASAILDKLKSYYRQGGESSSLPKLLQDYAQVVLDITFYEENKLVDQEFPEDCSPYKIQQLLQDLTEPEVLAGRLAPAQEVQSVLGLELLECLYWRRGALLYMYCHTLHQRKQWIKKNKATFLKCLHEGVRYLMRMLQVRNSVKLNDGVVFHDSATANFLAEGIFSDTHLLTMMYIGEMCFWAVKYEDCGMETTERKEERLQFRDIGTQILHKYVLVCEGPLQGQGWNTENAKEILNILQ; encoded by the exons ATGGCCGACGACTGCAGAAGACAGGGGTTTGAGCTCGAAAGAAGGATTTTTGAGTTGGATAACAAGTGCGCCAGTCTCCGGATAGAAAAGCAAG ATGATGACTATTTACAGAATGCGTCTGCCATACTAGACAAGTTGAAAAGCTATTACAGACAAGGGGGAGAGAGTAGCAGTCTGCCAAAACTGCTCCAGGATTACGCACAG GTGGTTCTGGACATCACGTTCTATGAGGAGAATAAGCTGGTGGACCAGGAGTTTCCAGAGGACTGCTCCCCATACAAgatccagcagctgctgcaggacctGACCGAGCCCGAGGTGCTGGCGGGCAGACTCGCACCTGCCCAAGAG GTTCAGTCTGTGCTGGGGCTAGAGCTGCTGGAATGCCTGTACTGGCGGCGGGGGGCGCTGTTGTACATGTACTGCCACACCCTGCACCAGAGGAAGCAATGGATCAAGAAGAACAAAGCTACCTTCCTGAAG TGTCTTCACGAAGGCGTGCGCTACCTGATGAGGATGCTCCAGGTGAGGAACTCGGTGAAGCTCAACGATGGCGTGGTGTTCCATGACTCCGCTACAGCCAACTTCCTGGCTGAAG GCATCTTTTCGGACACCCACCTACTGACCATGATGTACATAGGGGAGATGTGCTTCTGGGCGGTCAAGTACGAGGATTGTGGCATGGAGACAacggagaggaaggaggagaggttGCAGTTCCGGGACATCGGCACCCAGATCCTGCACAAGTACGTGCTGGTATGCGAGGGTcccctccagggccagggctGGAACACCGAGAATGCCAAGGAGATCCTCAACATCTTACAGTAA